The Candidatus Anaeroferrophillus wilburensis genome contains a region encoding:
- a CDS encoding aminodeoxychorismate/anthranilate synthase component II, whose product MLLMIDNYDSFTYNIVQYLGILGQQVTVYRNDELTVARLLELQPDRLVISPGPCTPKEAGISVAAITALAGKIPILGICLGHQAIGAAFGGHVVRAGRVMHGKTSLIGHHGKELFAGIDNPFEATRYHSLVIERHSLPSCLEITAWATDDQEIMGVRHRELPVWGIQFHPESILTKAGMQILDNFLHLAP is encoded by the coding sequence ATGCTGTTGATGATCGACAATTACGATTCCTTTACCTATAATATCGTCCAGTACCTGGGAATCCTTGGGCAGCAGGTCACTGTCTACCGCAACGATGAGCTGACCGTTGCCCGGCTGCTTGAACTGCAGCCGGACCGCCTGGTCATCTCTCCCGGACCCTGCACTCCGAAGGAAGCAGGGATCTCCGTCGCCGCCATCACCGCCTTGGCCGGCAAAATTCCCATTCTCGGCATCTGCCTGGGGCACCAGGCAATCGGCGCGGCTTTTGGCGGCCATGTTGTCCGGGCCGGCCGCGTGATGCATGGCAAAACCTCGTTGATCGGCCACCATGGCAAGGAGCTGTTTGCCGGCATCGACAACCCTTTTGAGGCCACCCGCTACCACTCCCTGGTCATTGAGCGGCATTCGCTGCCATCCTGCCTGGAGATAACCGCATGGGCAACAGATGATCAGGAAATCATGGGTGTCAGACACCGGGAGCTGCCGGTCTGGGGCATTCAGTTTCACCCGGAATCGATCCTGACCAAAGCCGGCATGCAGATCCTGGATAATTTCCTTCACCTGGCACCGTAA